From Aneurinibacillus sp. REN35, a single genomic window includes:
- a CDS encoding diol dehydratase small subunit, giving the protein METLSREHYPLGSKRPDLLRTPTGKSYDELTLDAALKGEIEAGDLRIAPDTLKMHAQVCDSLGKEQQAKNFRRAAELIAIADARILEIYNALRPRRSTKEELLAIADELESQYDARENAALIREAADVYEGRNLLRRDEE; this is encoded by the coding sequence ATGGAGACGCTTAGCAGGGAACACTACCCGCTTGGATCTAAACGTCCGGACTTGCTGCGGACGCCGACAGGAAAGTCATATGATGAGTTGACGCTGGATGCCGCGCTGAAAGGTGAGATAGAGGCCGGTGATCTGCGCATCGCACCAGATACTCTTAAGATGCATGCGCAGGTCTGTGATAGTCTCGGTAAGGAACAGCAGGCGAAGAATTTTCGTCGGGCGGCCGAGCTGATTGCCATTGCCGATGCGCGCATTCTTGAAATCTATAATGCACTGCGTCCTCGCCGTTCAACGAAGGAAGAACTGCTTGCCATCGCCGACGAGCTGGAGTCACAATATGATGCGCGTGAGAATGCCGCGTTGATAAGGGAAGCGGCAGATGTGTATGAAGGAAGAAACCTGCTGCGCAGAGATGAGGAGTAA
- a CDS encoding glycerol dehydrogenase encodes MPQIFVSPGKYVQGAGVTNDIGRYIAPLGQRALILGGQRGLDSVSGNITQSLDMYDVLYHIERFQGESSDNEIRRMCDVGRAKNIDVAIGVGGGKAIDTAKAVGFELTIPVAIIPTIASTDAPCSALSVIYNDAGVFEKYLLLPKNPDIVLIDTEVIAHSPVRQLVAGMGDALSTYFEAAACARARAQNIAGGTMTQAALAIARLCYDTLLSDGYKAKIACERNVVTEALTNIVEANTLLSGLGFESAGLAACHAIHNGLTVLDETHPYSHGEKVAFGTLTQLVLENRSLHEIEEVLGFCHLVGLPTTFADIGLNDAHPEQIRQAAEAACNEGETIYNMDIEITPKKVYAAMVTADALGHAYKQKEEKTLSTPSPLPL; translated from the coding sequence ATGCCGCAAATTTTTGTATCTCCGGGCAAATATGTACAAGGTGCAGGCGTAACAAATGACATCGGCCGCTATATTGCTCCACTCGGTCAAAGAGCGCTGATCCTCGGCGGACAGAGAGGGCTCGATTCTGTGAGTGGCAACATCACCCAAAGTCTCGATATGTACGATGTACTCTATCATATTGAGCGGTTCCAAGGCGAGAGTTCCGACAATGAAATCAGGCGCATGTGTGATGTAGGACGTGCTAAAAATATTGATGTCGCAATTGGTGTAGGCGGGGGAAAAGCAATCGATACAGCAAAGGCGGTTGGATTTGAGCTTACTATTCCGGTCGCCATCATCCCCACTATCGCTTCTACAGATGCGCCCTGCAGTGCCTTGTCTGTGATTTATAACGATGCGGGCGTGTTCGAGAAATATTTGCTCCTCCCAAAAAATCCAGATATCGTGCTGATTGATACCGAGGTTATCGCCCATTCTCCGGTGCGCCAATTGGTAGCAGGTATGGGTGATGCGCTCTCGACGTATTTTGAAGCAGCAGCCTGCGCCCGAGCCCGAGCACAGAATATCGCCGGGGGGACGATGACACAAGCGGCGCTTGCCATTGCTAGGCTGTGTTATGATACGCTGCTGAGCGATGGCTACAAAGCAAAGATCGCCTGCGAACGTAATGTCGTCACCGAGGCATTGACCAATATCGTTGAGGCGAACACACTGCTCAGCGGACTGGGCTTTGAAAGCGCCGGTCTGGCTGCGTGCCATGCAATACACAATGGATTAACCGTACTTGACGAGACACATCCATATAGCCACGGGGAAAAAGTAGCGTTCGGCACGCTTACTCAGCTTGTCTTAGAGAATCGAAGCCTACACGAGATAGAAGAAGTCCTTGGTTTCTGCCACTTGGTCGGTCTGCCGACAACATTTGCCGACATCGGACTTAACGACGCCCACCCAGAACAAATCCGTCAGGCAGCTGAAGCAGCATGCAACGAGGGAGAAACCATCTATAACATGGACATTGAGATTACACCCAAAAAAGTTTATGCGGCCATGGTCACAGCCGATGCACTGGGTCATGCCTATAAACAAAAGGAAGAGAAGACTCTATCCACTCCGTCTCCGCTGCCATTATAA
- a CDS encoding response regulator transcription factor, with the protein MNLLIVDDEPLEREVLARIISQGRFTDVRCFEAQNGADAVEVAVRHAIDVAILDIKMPIMDGMAAAARIRTERPDCRLVFLSAYEEERYTDRGLYELAAEAYLLKPVHPKDIERMLHEFFPAPLESAHHHAQEMHPIDRIKEYIKRHIEEELTLESLAESVHLHPQYVSRLFKQRAGMTLTDYIVHVRLERARRLLSDTHLSIAQVGARCGWLDPNYFSRLFRKQEGITPTQYRKKQKATRTLPAYQFQNSLF; encoded by the coding sequence ATGAATCTGTTGATTGTGGATGACGAACCGCTAGAAAGGGAAGTATTGGCCAGAATTATCTCGCAGGGAAGATTTACGGATGTACGTTGTTTTGAAGCGCAAAATGGCGCAGATGCCGTAGAGGTGGCTGTGCGCCATGCAATTGACGTAGCCATTCTTGATATCAAAATGCCCATTATGGATGGGATGGCTGCTGCTGCGCGCATTCGCACGGAACGTCCGGATTGTCGCCTTGTTTTCCTTTCCGCTTATGAAGAAGAACGTTATACGGATAGGGGGCTGTATGAACTTGCCGCTGAAGCGTATCTTCTCAAGCCTGTTCACCCGAAGGATATTGAACGGATGCTTCATGAGTTTTTTCCGGCTCCGCTAGAATCGGCGCATCACCATGCGCAAGAGATGCATCCGATTGATCGCATAAAAGAATATATTAAACGCCATATCGAAGAAGAGTTAACGTTAGAGTCCCTCGCAGAATCTGTCCATTTACACCCCCAATATGTAAGCCGCCTATTTAAGCAAAGAGCGGGCATGACATTAACCGATTATATTGTTCATGTTCGATTAGAGAGAGCACGGCGCCTGCTCTCAGACACGCATCTGTCCATTGCGCAGGTAGGAGCTCGGTGCGGCTGGCTTGATCCAAACTATTTCTCACGCTTATTTCGTAAACAAGAAGGTATTACACCAACCCAATACCGCAAGAAGCAGAAAGCCACACGTACCCTCCCGGCTTATCAATTCCAGAATTCACTTTTCTAG
- a CDS encoding sensor histidine kinase — protein MAALTLRNMIDVRMLQEVQDRFSDATGLAMIIGDESGRPITAPSNFTSFCSYIRSCPEGLSRCILSDERVGILAAKEKRPVIHRCHSGLVDLAAPLVYEDKYLGAVLCGQVIMTDHEAEQLEAVSSKVSELPLDKDKLFGYLQQVSRQDEKKVSAAAELLFMTANYIVKTIAEQIAQQELTEKTQKLMEELRMRTELEKTLQDIELRMLHSQMNPHFLFNTLNTISRLAYLEGAEKTQEITYSLSRILRYNLRKIDKLVPLEEEMAYIRHYLFIQQTRYRDRIAFESRITPEAEHISIPLLTLQPLIENAIVHGFEPEGKPINIRLSGETDGKVCCFTVEDNGRGMPASKLADMLSNVRRRGTGHTTGIGLYNIHRRLQYQFGMEYGITNMKSASGKGMAITITLPGGKPHESVDCG, from the coding sequence ATGGCTGCGCTAACACTTCGTAACATGATCGATGTGAGAATGCTGCAGGAAGTACAGGACCGTTTTTCTGATGCAACCGGACTTGCTATGATCATTGGCGATGAATCCGGCCGCCCGATTACCGCACCTAGTAATTTTACCTCTTTTTGCTCATATATTCGCTCCTGTCCAGAAGGGCTCAGCCGCTGTATTCTTTCCGATGAGAGGGTAGGTATTCTTGCGGCGAAGGAGAAGAGGCCGGTCATTCACCGCTGCCACTCCGGATTGGTAGATTTGGCCGCGCCGTTGGTTTATGAAGACAAATATCTCGGTGCCGTGCTATGTGGGCAGGTAATTATGACAGACCATGAAGCCGAACAATTGGAAGCGGTATCATCAAAGGTGAGTGAGCTTCCATTAGATAAAGATAAGCTGTTTGGATATTTGCAGCAAGTCTCAAGGCAGGATGAAAAGAAGGTCAGTGCCGCTGCCGAACTCTTGTTTATGACAGCGAACTATATCGTTAAAACGATTGCGGAACAAATTGCCCAACAAGAGCTTACGGAGAAGACGCAAAAGCTGATGGAAGAGCTGCGCATGCGGACGGAACTTGAAAAGACATTGCAGGATATTGAGCTTAGAATGCTGCATTCGCAGATGAATCCACACTTTTTATTTAATACGCTAAATACAATTTCGCGTCTCGCCTATTTAGAGGGGGCGGAGAAGACACAGGAGATTACATATAGTCTCTCACGCATTCTTCGCTATAATCTGAGAAAGATCGATAAGCTTGTCCCGCTCGAAGAAGAGATGGCTTATATTCGGCATTATTTGTTTATTCAGCAAACACGTTACCGCGATCGAATCGCTTTTGAGAGCCGCATCACACCGGAAGCCGAGCATATCTCCATTCCACTGCTAACGCTTCAGCCGTTAATAGAGAATGCGATTGTACACGGTTTTGAGCCGGAAGGAAAACCTATCAACATTCGTCTTAGCGGAGAGACGGACGGAAAGGTATGCTGTTTTACTGTTGAAGATAACGGTCGCGGTATGCCCGCCTCTAAGCTTGCAGACATGCTATCGAATGTACGTAGACGCGGAACGGGTCACACAACAGGGATCGGGCTTTATAATATTCATCGCAGACTGCAATACCAGTTCGGGATGGAATACGGAATTACAAATATGAAAAGTGCATCGGGAAAAGGAATGGCGATTACAATTACACTACCGGGAGGGAAGCCGCATGAATCTGTTGATTGTGGATGA
- a CDS encoding 3D domain-containing protein, giving the protein MLTSLKKMVVSTAAAGMMVSAPLMAEASMGDQTLRYGMESEDVQELQTVLKNRGHFDFRTATGYYGTITVDAVKSFQRAKGLEADGIAGPKTFQALNAAGENTKPGKVMTMESTAYTANCAGCSGITSQGINLKENPDAKVISVDPSVIPMGSKVYVEGYGMAIAGDTGGAIKGNKIDVFFSDRDKALQWGRKSVTVKVFE; this is encoded by the coding sequence ATGCTTACATCGCTGAAGAAAATGGTGGTCTCAACTGCTGCTGCAGGAATGATGGTGAGTGCTCCGCTTATGGCAGAAGCCTCTATGGGGGATCAGACACTGCGCTATGGGATGGAGAGTGAGGATGTACAGGAGTTGCAAACGGTTCTTAAGAACCGGGGACACTTTGATTTCCGTACGGCAACCGGCTATTACGGCACGATTACTGTGGATGCTGTCAAATCCTTTCAGCGGGCCAAGGGCTTAGAGGCTGACGGAATTGCCGGACCGAAAACATTCCAGGCGTTGAATGCTGCCGGTGAAAATACGAAACCCGGTAAAGTAATGACGATGGAGAGTACAGCGTATACAGCGAATTGTGCAGGCTGTTCGGGTATTACCTCTCAGGGCATCAATCTAAAGGAAAATCCTGACGCCAAAGTCATCTCTGTCGATCCATCCGTAATTCCTATGGGCTCCAAAGTATATGTAGAAGGGTATGGTATGGCAATTGCCGGTGATACAGGAGGCGCTATTAAAGGGAATAAGATTGATGTCTTTTTCTCTGACCGTGATAAAGCCCTGCAGTGGGGACGTAAAAGCGTTACTGTGAAAGTGTTTGAGTAA
- a CDS encoding transporter substrate-binding domain-containing protein, with translation MLRIRIVLLFILLTLWLAAVQLTYASPAALQPQAKKTYKIAAEWALPPFSYVTENGSFTGASIAIMDKIAAYHNLSFEYIPMDLERAEKELQAGRIDAIAGLTYSTEKSGLFDFSEPYFTMSDALIIPKEKKQTVKSISDVRGLHVILQNRKPVLDSLLNLRHPTLTVTRNQLSGLLPLLKGRADVFIGNKWTAGVYLQHFKQEDNFIILDEVIEPADFAIAVRKGDDAFLSIINKALTTMKAKGEINLLMDDWLLSNSDVQIIRLQRFIQLLAIVLIATACVLLFIYLWNQRLKKAVQARTEELWQLTHHLQKQRQDIADQDAFKEQILNNIHTGIVTFDTDYTVTSYNLRAKEMLGLTGESIYKEEYPPLIARILTHYKNNAKQRVDNSNALIKLEIDEADQWKVIYYRLLMLHDARKNQTGYLLSMTDRTEEKRLEQKLVMQEKLHALGQLVAGVAHEIRNPLTSIKTFVDLLPTKYNRPAFREAIVEHLPAEINRLNMIVTDLLDYARPRSPSKENYAASALLASLLTLLRVTVEKKHILLEQSCPDDIAFYIDPQQMRQVFLNLLLNAIDAVEETANKKITITVEKKEDTLGQITITDTGVGIQHEQIKRIFEPFYSSKHNGVGLGLPLSYKLIKENDGDIRITSHPGQGTSVIVTLPLHKPEEKS, from the coding sequence ATGTTACGAATTCGTATTGTATTGCTATTTATTCTACTAACTTTATGGCTCGCAGCAGTACAGCTTACCTATGCTTCGCCTGCAGCTTTGCAGCCACAGGCAAAAAAAACATATAAAATTGCAGCTGAATGGGCGCTTCCTCCGTTTTCCTACGTAACAGAAAACGGATCATTTACAGGTGCCAGCATTGCTATTATGGATAAAATTGCAGCGTACCATAATCTTTCTTTCGAATATATTCCTATGGATCTTGAACGCGCGGAGAAAGAGCTGCAGGCCGGTCGGATCGACGCAATTGCCGGACTTACCTACAGCACTGAAAAAAGCGGCCTATTTGATTTTTCGGAGCCGTATTTTACAATGTCAGACGCACTTATTATTCCTAAAGAAAAAAAGCAAACCGTTAAAAGCATCAGCGATGTACGGGGGCTGCACGTTATTCTACAGAATCGAAAACCTGTACTTGACTCACTGTTGAATCTTCGTCATCCAACTCTTACGGTTACCCGAAACCAATTATCAGGCTTGCTTCCCCTTCTAAAAGGGCGCGCTGATGTATTTATCGGTAACAAATGGACTGCTGGCGTATATTTGCAGCATTTCAAGCAGGAGGACAACTTCATTATACTTGATGAGGTAATTGAACCCGCCGATTTTGCTATTGCGGTACGAAAAGGCGATGATGCTTTTCTCAGCATCATCAATAAAGCATTGACAACAATGAAAGCAAAAGGCGAAATTAATCTGCTTATGGATGATTGGCTCCTATCCAATTCCGATGTTCAAATTATCCGGCTGCAGCGGTTTATTCAGCTATTAGCCATTGTGCTTATTGCGACTGCATGTGTATTATTGTTTATTTACCTATGGAATCAGCGCCTCAAAAAAGCGGTACAGGCCCGGACGGAAGAGCTATGGCAGCTTACCCACCATCTACAAAAACAGCGACAGGATATCGCTGACCAGGATGCATTTAAAGAACAAATTTTAAATAACATTCATACCGGAATCGTTACATTCGATACGGACTATACGGTGACCAGCTACAACTTACGTGCAAAGGAGATGCTCGGACTTACGGGAGAATCCATATACAAAGAGGAGTATCCACCGCTAATCGCTCGTATTCTTACGCATTATAAAAACAATGCCAAGCAGCGCGTAGATAATTCAAATGCGCTCATCAAATTGGAGATCGACGAAGCGGATCAATGGAAAGTAATTTATTATCGGCTGCTAATGCTGCATGATGCCCGCAAAAACCAAACAGGTTACCTGTTATCGATGACCGATCGCACAGAAGAAAAAAGGCTTGAGCAAAAGCTGGTCATGCAGGAGAAGTTGCATGCCCTTGGTCAGCTTGTAGCAGGCGTTGCTCATGAAATCCGCAATCCGCTCACATCAATTAAAACATTTGTGGATCTGCTGCCGACCAAATATAATCGGCCTGCCTTTCGGGAAGCTATCGTCGAACATCTGCCTGCCGAGATCAATCGGCTCAATATGATTGTGACCGATTTGCTCGATTACGCCCGCCCGCGTTCGCCCAGCAAAGAAAACTACGCGGCAAGCGCTCTCCTTGCCTCGCTGCTCACGCTCCTGCGAGTAACTGTAGAGAAAAAGCATATTCTATTAGAGCAATCCTGCCCAGATGATATCGCTTTTTATATTGATCCGCAGCAGATGCGGCAGGTGTTCTTAAATCTTCTGCTTAATGCGATCGATGCGGTAGAAGAAACCGCAAATAAAAAAATCACCATCACGGTGGAAAAAAAAGAGGATACACTCGGACAAATTACGATTACCGACACAGGAGTAGGCATTCAACATGAGCAGATTAAGCGAATTTTCGAACCGTTCTACTCAAGTAAACACAATGGCGTAGGGCTGGGCCTTCCCCTCTCGTATAAATTAATCAAAGAGAACGACGGGGATATTCGCATCACCAGTCATCCCGGCCAGGGAACGAGCGTCATTGTTACTTTACCATTGCACAAACCGGAGGAGAAATCTTAA
- a CDS encoding propanediol/glycerol family dehydratase large subunit, translating to MQASQVTKRSGRFAVLEQQPINQDGFVTEWPEMGFVAMASPNDPNPSVSVENGRIIELDGKPREQFDMLDRFIADYTMDAGIAERVMAIDSLEIARKLVDIHVPRAEIIKLARGMSPAKVVEVLNHMNVVEMMMALQKMRARKTPSNQCHVTNVRDNPVLMAADAAEAGLRGFDEQETTVGIVRYAPFNALALLVGSQTARGGILTQDALEEATELRLAMLGLTSYAETISIYGTESVFIDGDDTPWSKSFLASAYASRGAKMRFTSGTGSEVQMAGAEGKSMLYLEVRCVMMARGAGVQGLQNGSISCIGVPAAVPSGLRAVLAENLTTTMFDLEVASGNDQTFSHSPIRRSAKMLCQMLPGTDFIFSGYSAVPNSDNMFAGSNMDTSDMDDYLVLQRDMMVDGGLRPVDEESVIHIRYEAAKALQAVFDELGFPAITDEEVESATYANSSEDMPPRNVVEDLKAAQSILDEGITGLDVAIALQKRGYIEVAERVFNMLKQRVAGDYLHTSAIINKENVVQSAVNDENDYRGPGTGYRLSPERWEEIKNIRQAISPQDFD from the coding sequence ATGCAGGCATCACAAGTAACCAAACGGTCTGGAAGATTCGCAGTGCTTGAACAGCAACCGATCAATCAGGATGGATTTGTTACAGAATGGCCGGAGATGGGCTTCGTTGCCATGGCAAGTCCAAATGACCCCAACCCCTCTGTTAGTGTAGAGAATGGCAGGATTATAGAACTGGACGGGAAGCCGCGTGAACAATTCGATATGCTGGACCGATTTATTGCCGATTATACGATGGATGCAGGAATAGCCGAACGTGTCATGGCGATAGACAGTCTGGAGATTGCTCGTAAACTGGTTGATATCCATGTTCCACGCGCCGAGATTATTAAGCTGGCTAGAGGAATGTCACCTGCCAAAGTTGTTGAAGTGCTGAATCATATGAACGTGGTAGAGATGATGATGGCATTGCAGAAGATGCGGGCGCGTAAGACACCGTCTAATCAATGTCATGTGACGAATGTACGGGATAATCCGGTGTTGATGGCTGCCGATGCCGCCGAAGCAGGGTTACGCGGATTTGATGAACAAGAGACGACAGTCGGAATTGTTCGTTACGCACCGTTCAATGCGCTGGCTCTGCTTGTTGGGTCGCAGACAGCAAGAGGCGGCATACTCACACAGGATGCGCTCGAAGAGGCAACAGAACTTCGCCTTGCGATGCTTGGCTTGACGTCGTATGCTGAGACGATTTCCATTTATGGAACCGAGTCAGTATTTATCGATGGAGATGACACGCCTTGGTCGAAGTCGTTTCTTGCCTCGGCTTATGCTTCGCGCGGAGCAAAAATGCGTTTCACATCAGGTACAGGCTCAGAAGTGCAAATGGCCGGCGCCGAGGGTAAGTCCATGCTCTATCTCGAGGTTCGCTGTGTCATGATGGCGAGAGGTGCTGGAGTACAGGGGTTACAGAACGGCTCGATTAGCTGTATTGGTGTACCTGCAGCGGTTCCAAGTGGACTACGAGCTGTGCTTGCGGAGAATCTCACTACTACAATGTTTGATCTAGAAGTGGCTTCCGGAAATGATCAGACGTTCTCACACTCGCCGATTCGCCGCAGCGCCAAGATGCTTTGCCAGATGCTGCCGGGAACCGATTTTATTTTCTCCGGCTATAGTGCAGTACCAAACAGCGATAATATGTTTGCCGGATCGAATATGGATACGAGCGATATGGACGACTACCTTGTGCTGCAGCGAGATATGATGGTGGATGGCGGACTGCGTCCTGTTGATGAAGAAAGCGTAATTCATATTCGTTATGAAGCTGCTAAAGCTTTGCAAGCCGTATTCGATGAATTGGGTTTTCCGGCAATTACGGATGAAGAAGTGGAAAGTGCTACCTATGCCAACAGTAGTGAGGATATGCCGCCGCGCAATGTTGTTGAAGATCTGAAGGCAGCCCAGAGCATTCTAGATGAGGGTATTACAGGGCTTGATGTGGCGATCGCTCTGCAGAAGCGTGGATATATAGAAGTGGCCGAACGCGTATTCAATATGCTTAAGCAGCGGGTGGCGGGCGATTATCTGCATACATCAGCCATCATTAATAAAGAGAACGTGGTACAGAGTGCGGTAAATGATGAAAACGATTACAGAGGGCCGGGTACCGGATACCGTCTCAGTCCTGAGCGATGGGAAGAGATCAAGAACATTCGGCAGGCTATTAGCCCCCAGGACTTTGATTAA
- a CDS encoding diol dehydratase reactivase subunit alpha, with protein MSQWIAGIDIGNSSTEVAIARICGGEAEFLAQHLVKTTGVKGTVENISGIRLALRKAAEKAGIDLSCIAKIRVNDAVPVIGDLAMDVISETLITESSMIGHNPDTPGGVGMGIGTTVHLSVLNERRAEDRKAYIVIIPKEADYEWAAHMMNQACERGIEIKGAIVQKDDGVLIYNRLQQKIPIVDEVAYIDKVPLGRQAAIEVALPGHVIRTLSNPYGLATVFGLTPDETKQIAPIARALVGNRSAVVIRTPQGEIVERRIEAGELELKGKKSTVRVSVNDGAEAIMAGVKKTGGLLDVKGKTGTNVGGMLNGLRQHLSDSTGQPFTDIAIRDLLATDAVIPVSVVGAMAGELSMESGVAIASMVKTERMPVAKVAQALEAELGIPVEVGGVEAEMAIRGALTTPGTEKPLVILDMGGGSTDAAAVNEDGEIRSIHLAGAGDMVTMLIDAELALKDRELAERVKKHPLGKVISLFHMQLEDGTMLFSKTPFPPHVYGRVVIREEEALTPLPPKLSMEKVRAVRRSAKQKVFVANALRSLRSIIPTRNVRHLSFVVMVGGSALDFEIPQMVTEELGRYGIVAGFANVRGTEGPRNAVATGLVLSAVKKEVVR; from the coding sequence GTGTCGCAGTGGATCGCAGGAATTGACATTGGCAATTCTTCAACGGAGGTGGCGATCGCGCGTATTTGCGGCGGAGAAGCAGAATTTCTTGCCCAGCATCTAGTCAAGACGACGGGTGTGAAAGGGACAGTGGAGAATATCTCCGGCATCCGCCTCGCTCTGAGAAAAGCGGCGGAGAAGGCAGGGATTGATCTCTCTTGTATCGCAAAGATCCGGGTCAATGATGCAGTTCCCGTTATCGGTGATTTGGCGATGGATGTCATCAGTGAAACATTAATTACAGAATCCTCTATGATTGGTCATAACCCAGACACGCCGGGCGGCGTCGGTATGGGAATTGGAACGACCGTGCATCTCTCTGTTCTCAATGAGAGAAGAGCAGAAGATAGAAAGGCGTACATCGTCATCATCCCAAAGGAAGCCGATTATGAATGGGCGGCTCATATGATGAATCAAGCATGTGAGAGAGGGATTGAAATTAAGGGAGCCATCGTGCAAAAGGATGACGGTGTACTGATCTATAATCGGCTGCAGCAAAAGATTCCGATTGTCGATGAAGTGGCTTATATTGACAAAGTTCCATTAGGCAGGCAGGCGGCGATAGAAGTAGCGCTGCCCGGCCATGTGATCCGCACGCTCAGCAACCCATATGGATTGGCCACAGTATTTGGACTTACGCCGGATGAGACAAAGCAGATCGCTCCGATTGCGCGTGCTCTTGTCGGGAATCGGTCTGCTGTGGTTATTCGCACACCGCAGGGGGAGATTGTAGAACGCCGTATTGAGGCAGGAGAATTAGAGTTAAAGGGAAAAAAAAGTACGGTACGCGTATCGGTTAATGATGGGGCAGAAGCAATTATGGCCGGGGTAAAGAAGACAGGTGGATTGCTTGATGTAAAAGGAAAAACCGGTACAAATGTTGGCGGTATGCTCAACGGGCTACGCCAGCATCTATCAGATAGCACAGGGCAGCCGTTTACAGATATTGCGATCCGTGATCTGTTGGCGACAGATGCCGTTATCCCTGTCTCGGTTGTTGGAGCAATGGCCGGAGAGCTTTCTATGGAGAGCGGAGTTGCGATCGCATCTATGGTAAAGACAGAGCGCATGCCTGTAGCCAAAGTCGCACAGGCCCTCGAAGCGGAGTTAGGCATACCGGTCGAGGTGGGCGGGGTAGAAGCAGAGATGGCCATCCGAGGCGCGCTGACTACACCGGGAACAGAGAAGCCGCTTGTCATTCTTGATATGGGCGGAGGATCAACAGATGCCGCAGCGGTCAATGAAGATGGAGAGATCCGCTCCATTCATCTTGCCGGAGCGGGTGATATGGTGACAATGCTGATCGATGCCGAACTAGCGCTTAAGGATAGGGAATTGGCGGAGAGGGTTAAGAAGCATCCGCTTGGTAAAGTTATCAGCCTGTTTCATATGCAGCTTGAAGATGGGACGATGCTGTTCTCCAAAACACCGTTTCCGCCGCATGTATATGGTCGTGTCGTCATTCGGGAGGAGGAGGCTCTTACCCCGCTCCCTCCAAAGCTCTCTATGGAAAAGGTGAGGGCTGTCCGACGAAGCGCGAAGCAGAAAGTATTTGTTGCGAATGCATTGCGCTCTCTTAGATCGATTATACCCACACGTAACGTTCGTCATCTCTCCTTTGTGGTGATGGTAGGCGGATCGGCGCTTGATTTTGAGATTCCCCAGATGGTGACAGAGGAGCTTGGCAGGTATGGAATTGTAGCCGGATTTGCCAATGTGCGGGGTACGGAAGGCCCGCGCAATGCAGTGGCGACAGGATTGGTTCTGTCTGCTGTAAAAAAGGAGGTGGTTAGGTAA
- a CDS encoding propanediol/glycerol family dehydratase medium subunit: protein MSSTTFTFEMKLAEKDIALKGSDPHEVVIAVGPAFGTTMNKTIVHLEHARVLREMLAGIEEQGVKPRVIRSRSMADLAFMAHQAARLSGSGIGIGVQSRGTTVIHQRDLDPLSNLELFPQSPLITLETYRAIGRNAAMYALGESPNPVPVVNDQMARPKYQAIAAILHLKECEQVIPDAKSVELDVQFLMHEEEVL from the coding sequence ATGTCGTCTACAACATTTACCTTCGAGATGAAGCTGGCTGAAAAAGATATCGCGCTCAAAGGAAGCGATCCGCATGAGGTCGTCATTGCCGTAGGCCCGGCGTTTGGTACGACGATGAATAAAACGATTGTTCATCTTGAACATGCCCGCGTACTGCGGGAGATGCTGGCAGGAATAGAGGAACAGGGAGTAAAGCCGAGGGTTATTCGCAGTCGTTCGATGGCAGATCTGGCTTTTATGGCTCATCAGGCCGCCAGACTGAGCGGCTCCGGTATCGGTATTGGTGTCCAATCAAGAGGTACTACCGTTATTCATCAGCGTGATCTCGATCCGTTGAGCAATCTAGAGCTATTTCCGCAATCGCCGTTAATTACCTTGGAGACGTATCGGGCGATTGGACGTAATGCTGCTATGTATGCGCTTGGTGAGAGTCCGAACCCAGTTCCGGTGGTCAATGATCAGATGGCTCGCCCAAAATATCAAGCAATTGCTGCGATTCTGCATCTAAAAGAGTGCGAGCAAGTCATACCGGATGCAAAGTCGGTGGAGTTGGATGTTCAATTTTTGATGCATGAGGAGGAGGTGCTGTGA